Proteins from a genomic interval of Vanacampus margaritifer isolate UIUO_Vmar chromosome 4, RoL_Vmar_1.0, whole genome shotgun sequence:
- the LOC144050249 gene encoding putative gonadotropin-releasing hormone II receptor: MGVNMHQVSAELQPANASCNVSSPCLELPTFSTAAKVRVIVTFILCGLSAFCNLAVLRAAYTDGKRKSHVRLLIVNLTVADLLVTFVVMPVDAAWNITVQWLAGDLACRLLMFLKLTAMYSGAFVTVVISLDRQSAILHPLAINEARKRNRFMLVVAWTMSFLLSIPQMFLFHIVTIKYPEDFTQCTTRGSFGSHWHETAYNMFTFFCQFLLPLAVMITCYTRILFEISKRLKKDNVSSTEVHLRCSKNNIPRARMRTLKMSVVIVLSFIICWTPYYLLGLWYWFFPDNLEGKVSHSLTHLLFIFGLVNACLDPLIYGLFTIRFRKGLLRRFHCSSKAAADSDVNTVITGSFAANAVLLKREASPSSQETFPMCGDNDRGTPGSSNVQRPVHGDLESIV, encoded by the exons ATGGGCGTTAATATGCATCAGGTATCAGCGGAGCTCCAGCCCGCCAACGCCAGCTGCAACGTGTCATCCCCGTGCCTGGAACTGCCAACCTTCAGCACCGCCGCCAAAGTCCGGGTGATCGTCACCTTCATCTTGTGCGGCTTGTCGGCCTTCTGCAACCTGGCCGTGCTACGTGCGGCCTACACGGACGGCAAGCGCAAATCCCACGTCCGGTTGCTGATCGTCAACCTGACGGTGGCCGACCTCCTGGTGACGTTCGTGGTGATGCCCGTGGACGCGGCGTGGAACATCACGGTGCAGTGGCTGGCGGGCGACCTGGCCTGCAGGCTCCTGATGTTCCTCAAGCTCACGGCCATGTACTCGGGCGCCTTCGTCACCGTGGTGATCAGCCTGGACCGCCAGTCGGCTATTCTCCACCCGCTGGCCATCAACGAGGCCCGGAAGAGGAACAGGTTCATGCTGGTGGTGGCGTGGACCATGAGTTTCTTGCTGTCCATCCCTCAG ATGTTCCTGTTCCACATCGTGACTATAAAATATCCCGAGGACTTCACGCAGTGCACCACACGAGGAAGTTTTGGGAGCCATTGGCATGAGACGGCGTACAACATGTTCACCTTCTTCTGCCAGTTCTTGCTGCCCCTGGCGGTCATGATCACGTGCTACACCAGGATCTTATTCGAGATCTCCAAGCGCCTGAAAAAGGACAATG TTTCCTCCACTGAGGTACATCTGCGCTGCTCCAAGAACAACATCCCCAGAGCTCGCATGAGGACTCTCAAGATGAGCGTCGTGATCGTGTTGTCCTTCATCATCTGCTGGACTCCCTACTACCTACTGGGCCTCTGGTACTGGTTCTTCCCAGACAACCTAGAAGGAAAGGTCTCCCACTCGCTCACTCACCTCCTGTTCATCTTCGGCCTGGTCAACGCCTGCCTGGACCCGCTCATCTACGGTCTCTTCACCATTCGCTTCCGCAAAGGTCTCCTCCGCAGGTTCCACTGCAGCTCCAAAGCCGCCGCCGATTCGGACGTCAACACGGTTATAACCGGATCTTTTGCCGCCAACGCTGTGCTGCTTAAACGGGAGGCGAGTCCGAGTAGCCAGGAGACATTCCCAATGTGCGGTGATAATGATAGAGGAACGCCAGGAAGCAGCAACGTACAGAGGCCTGTACACGGAGATCTGGAGAGCATCGTATGA